Part of the Ruegeria sp. AD91A genome, AGCCCACTGATCCCGTTGCAGGGCGGGGCATCGCTGACAACAGAGCAGACACTGCAGACGTATTTCGCAAAGGGGATCAGCCGTTTTGTTCAAAGCCCCCTCAAGCCATCCATCGTTGTTCTGACACTCGTAATGCTGACACTGAGCCTGCGGCCTGTGGTGTCTCAGGTGGCGTTTTTGGCAGCAGGAGTTTTTATCGGGCTCGGGTTGGGCACGTACGGCGTGCTGGACGTGCCAGAAAATGTGCAGGACCAGGCGTTGGTGGCCTCGATCATCATTCTGGCGCTATGGAACCTGGTAGCCCGGCACTTGCAGGTCTGGCGACTGTTGGCTGTGCTTGCCGCAGGTTGTGTTCAAGGATTAGCACTGGCTTCGGATTTGACAAGGATCGGGGTGCCGCCCGATCATCTGGCCCCGGCTGTTTTTGGGTTTGGCGTCGGAAATACACTGCCTGTCATCCTTGTGGCTGTTCTGACCTTTGCCTGCGCGCTTTTGGTTGCTGGCGGGTCACACAGAACACGAGGCCGGATTTCGGTTCTGGCCTCGATGCTGATCGCCGGAATCGGCGTGTATTGGATGGCTGAACCCTGGTTGCTGGCTTAAGACATCGCCGCCAGCAGCGTGTTCAGCGCGCCCAGCGGGTCG contains:
- a CDS encoding HupE/UreJ family protein translates to MNGPAFRAILRVLKTCALSIIVLLTVLPGSVKAQTAPPTVVDFWVKADTLFLEVKLNAEAMLAGADPTQPETYSDDTQYRSLRRMVSSELEPQIRDFVQVWKQSLVVEAPDRLDLSYEGVRIPVVGDTEKVRVSRLLLTARLPDHASNLRLTWPQYSGSVVLRQQNVMAPYTGFLTAGEISPLIPLQGGASLTTEQTLQTYFAKGISRFVQSPLKPSIVVLTLVMLTLSLRPVVSQVAFLAAGVFIGLGLGTYGVLDVPENVQDQALVASIIILALWNLVARHLQVWRLLAVLAAGCVQGLALASDLTRIGVPPDHLAPAVFGFGVGNTLPVILVAVLTFACALLVAGGSHRTRGRISVLASMLIAGIGVYWMAEPWLLA